The genomic segment AGGCATGTAGAGGGgacaaagaagaaaaaagggaTCATGGGAGTGAAAATGGGGCTTAATGAGGGAAGTTTGACTCACACACAAAGAAAGAATTATTTCCCATGCATGCCAACCAACATGGATAGGTTTGAAGGGTGTTGACCACTAAAGTtggcaaaattttaaataaaaagattgagaGTGTAGAGACTTGAACCTAGGACCCTTAAGGAATCATTTAAGCTCCTAACCACTAAGCCGACTCACTTCATTGTGATTACTTTAacagaaataattgaaaaacatgGGATGACCTTTGTTAAGGGTGTGAAACAAAATTACACCAAATAGAAATTAACGAGAGGGAAGGGATTTGAACTCAGATCATCAAGGACAGATCCACCACTAATTAATCACTAtaattgagatttatttattatcaaatgtgCTAAGTTCATCTAAAAAAATTCAGACATGACCGTTCTAGTTTCATTAACTCAATTCttactaacccaatttttgggatgtgacacctAGGTAATAATATTTCTTTTCCCTTCAAACTTACTAGATGCACACTTCTAGATTGACAGTCAACCATAGCATCATGCCTAGTCAACTAGTCCAATCCCAATATAGCATTAAACTCATGAAAGCTCAATAGTAGTAAATCTGCTAAAAATACGTTCTTGTTACCAATATATTGGCCTCAGAACATTCTACCTTGAGACTTAGACCTGCTATAACTTTTGTACTTATATAAGAATAAGTAGATACAGGGTCAATTAATGCATAAATTTCATTACCATGAAAAGAAAAATTACCAGTGATGACTTCAGCTAGGTTCGTGTCTTCCTTGGCTTTCATCACGTATGCCCATGCTGATGCGCCAGAACTCGTTCTACCTAAATTTTTACTCTGTGACCCTTGGATCGAGCTGGGCTTAGCTGCCATTTCTGATATATTCTTTTGTTGGTATTTCGGTAGGCTTCGTACTAGTTGTTCTGTAGTGTACTCAGACTTGGTCGGATAATCTTTAATCACGTGGTCTCTAGACCCACAACTGAAACAAGCCCCTAACTCCTTTCTGGACTCACCTCTATGATTCCTACCATAAAAGTTACAGTCCCCTTTCTCCATTCGGGAATTGCTAGAACTGGCCATGGATGAAATTGGCCCAAAGGATCCCTCATGCCTGAAGCTAGAGGCTTGTGATTCCCTTCTTGAAGTTGGAAAAGGGTGATCCTTTGGCTTCTTAAAGTTCGAGGGAGGTAGAAGACTTGATGTTCCTCTCTTCATTCTTTCCTTCTTATATTTCTTGCTCTTATccttaaattgaataaaatgcaaaattttaaggAACTTTTGGAAAGTGAAATTAAACTGATTTGTGCTTATAACAAGATGATATAAAGTGTCTGAAAttcataaattaaattgaattatcatATAGATCGAAATTTAAACTAATCGGAGGATAATTGcagaaaagggaaaattatggATTAGTCTCTAACTCCTTATCGGTTGTTATtttttccaggtaagttcatatggtaattatgttttaattattataaatggtATATTGTGAATCTATGTATGTTTTGTTAAACCTTGAATTAATTGCGATTTAACATTAAATGGTGAGgtttggaataaaataaaaaagagttaAATATGAACTTACATGATGGAATTACCTCAATGAAACTTTGTAAATGTATTGTACACATGGTTACAAGTTGATTTTCGATGATTCCAAGATTTAGCATTTGTTGCGGAATCGAAGATACATGTTACACAGGTTTAGCTTATACAAGTAACTTGATGTCGTTTTATAGGTTTAGCCCAGACgagtaaccttacatgtatatacaACTTCGCCCAAGCTATTTGATGTGTTATAAAGGTTAAGCCCAGGCGGGTAACCTAACACTAATATATATTCAACTCGGACGAGCAACTTGAGATCGTTTAAAAGTTCAGCCCGGACGGGTAACTTGACCTGCACATTACAACTTTGGCCAAGCTATTTGATATGTTAAAGGTTTAGTCCAGATGGGTAACTTGACACGATTATATGTTCAACTCAGAGAAGCAATTAATATATTGAAGATACTTAGGACatagatttagctcggacgagtaatctgaTGTCGTTTAAAaggtttagcctagacgggtaactTGATGTATGTTCGTATATTCATTCAGCTCGGACAACTAGGTAACATGGTAATTGTACATGAtatgaatttgatattttaaagcggttaaatgttaaatgttaaattgtTATACATATAATATCAAAAAGTTAATAATGGATTGAATTGTTTAAAATGCATTGTTTGGAATGTGTTTGAACATGTTTTATGTAGGTTTGGAAGTGTACTAATTCACTAATGGTGCAAATGATTGGAAAGAGTGATTATGGACTTAGTTGATTTGTTTGTAAAAATGTATACGAGggaaatacataaaaataattagtatgGTGGTACGTATTTGTGATTTGAATGCTTGATCTTATTATGCCAATGTACTAACTTTTGTTTGCTTTGTGAACTGATacaatgatgtttaaagatgtcaAAGAAATGTCATGTTATTTATCTTTGTAATTCtattgattaaattgatataaaatttagGAAGGTAAGTGAAGTttcgtatgaacttactaagcattctatAATGCTTACCTCATTGCTTTTCTTTTCATGTAGATTTTGACTTGCGGAATGTATTGGTTGAATCCTTGAGGAGCTCACATTATCTATCTCCTGATTTAGTAGAATTTTGTTTGTTTAAATTCGGTATTATAGCATGTTTCTAGGAgcctatgtatatatatatgttgtgtGTGATATTGGTTAGTTGAAACTTTGTTCAATGTTTACATTTGGTTGGTTAATGCTTATATATGCTGAAAAGGTGTAATTGGTAATATGGAAGACTTTATATGGACGTTTTGTTGAATGATATATTTTTGAATGCTTAATGATATGATTTCAtcttaaatggtaagtttaaatgCTATTTAGATGTTTGAAAGCTTGATAGATGAATTGGCATATTGTTAGGTGTTTTGTGCCAAATTAAGGCAATATGATTGGATTGATTTTGGTTGATGAAACAATGAATTGGTATACATCTTGAAATGAATTTATGCAGGTATTGTGTGTGCTTTTAGTACCATTTAAAGTATGACGTGACTTACGCATGGATAGGGaccaaaaagggtgagttttggCATTTTGGCAataaggtatcgataccctaAGTAAATGTATCAATATTTTACCAAATGAACAGAATTTTAAAACGACAGAATACCAATTTGATATCGATACCAATATAAAGTATCAATACTTATTTTTTGAATATCGATTATCGATACAattattaattgtttaaaaatatcTAAATTGACAGaatgccaaaacaatatcaatACTAAATTCAGTATCGATACTTATGCTCATACTTTGAAAAGTTTGTAGTTTGTTCCACATTTATGCTTGAGTCAATTcaaaagctttcataagcttgatTTAGTTTGATTTTACTTATTTACTGTAATGTGCATGCAATTTTTATCGTAATcaataaatgaatgaatttttattaaaaattaaatgtatttttttatgataataatatCCCGTAACTCGAATCTAACGACCGAACCGGGTGAAAGATGTTACACATAatcctttaattgaattaaaggcCACATATcactagaaaaaaaaagaagaaagcctCGTATCACTAGAAAGAAAAAGGCCACATATCACAATCGCTAATAAtgagtaaaaaaaaacaaatggaaGAGTAAAATAGATATCTAACAATACACAGGTAGACTAGGCCGGTTTTAACAACTGTTGAGTTGATAAGGCTCACGAGTTCGCGGCATGCACGTTATTTCAAAACTGAaagcaaaatttaaatttaaataaaaagggaaaaaaaaactgTTATCGTTCCTGGCTGTCGACCTTAAACGCACCATTCCCGCGAGACCTTACTCTTCATTTTCTCTCCCAAAATGATTTCCCGGATTTTCTTCTCCTTCCTCAAAATTATTatctcttgatttttttttcaaaataaaaattatattctcTCCTCTTTCGTAACTTTGATGATCAATTTGATCATCATAATTCAATAAAATAGTCTTCACCGTAATGCCGTGAATGAGAAATTAGACATGTCGTCGACGGAAAATAATCAGGATCCAACGCCGGCACCGACGAAAAAGATATTGACGTCATCATCATCAACGACGAAGCTTCGTAAGATCCCTGGGATCCCTATCCAGCGGTCGTGGCGCGAACCTGCGGAGAAATCAGACGATAGCAGAAGCAGCGGCGATGGCGATGACTATGAAGTCGAAGAAGACGTTGATGATTATGGTTTGGGTCGTTTTGCTTACGGTAAGAGCGAATCATTAGAGCTAAACGTGAGCCGAGACGATGATTCAATAATTCTAGCGTCTACTCTTGGATTAAACCGCATTAGAACAAGATCCTCTCCACTTCCGTCTCCTCTCAGGTGCTCTTCCTCTTCCAGGAACCCTTCCAATATTGGAGATGTAGGTAGTAAGAAAGGAAATGTCGCCAATAAGGAAAAGCTACGGGCAGGGGTTGAGGCCTGCACTTCTCAACTTCCTAACCTTAACCCCATTCATCAAGGTACCCATcacttttttctctctctttgtaGAATAACGCTTTTTACCTCTTTGATTTTTAGTttactccttttctttctttctttttttttttataataactcTTAATTTCAATGTAAGCTTGGATTCTTGTTAGAATGTATACTTATGATGGAAGAAATCCAAGTAAAGAAGAGTAACTTGACAATTAGTGGAAATGAACGAATAAATAATTTCGTTTTCTTGTGATTTCTTGATTGTTTATAGGGAAAAAGTCGCCATGGAATCAATCAAAATCACTAAGGGCTCCATCACCACTCAGTACGGAGGTAAATTGATAAGAAgtgttctttttgttttgtttctggGAATGAATTAGACATGTTAGATAGTAGTATATAGTACGTATAATATCGAAAAATTGTTTTGCAATCTTCTTTGTTTTTGGTGGAGTATTCATGTTGGTTTTGCCAAGGAAATGCAGTCACCACGTTTCCAGGCTGTACTGCGCGTTACCAGTGGGCGGAGGAAGAAAGCTCCTGACGTGAAAAGCTTCTCTCATGAGCTTAATTCTAAAGGAGTACGGCCTTTTCCTCTTAAGAAATCTCGTGCTTTAGGCCACATGGAGGTAACTTTCTCCTTTCTAATTGAAGTAGAGCAAGCAAACTTGAAAGAAAGGGACAAACTGTCAGTTATTTAATGAGCAATTCTTCATTAAGTCCTCAACTAATTTTTACTAAGATCTGTTAAAATCTACTTAAAAATCTCTTGGCTGTTTCTTTATTTTGGTTTATCTCCTTGTTTAGGTATCTTATGTTCATAAATGTATTTAATAATCCGAATTTTAGGAGGTTCTGCTTGCAACCAGGATGAAGTTTGACAGATTAAAGGAGGAAGTAAACTCTGATTTGGGTGTTTTTGCTGGGGATTTGGTGGACAAGCTTGAAAAAACATCAGATTCTCATCCTGAATGGAAAGAGAGTTTGGAGGATTTGCTGGTTGTAGCACAGCGTTGTGCAAAGATGCCGGCTTGTGAATTCTGGGTCAAATGTGAAGGCATTGTTCAGAATTTAGATGATAGACGGCAGGAGCTATCAATGGGAGTTCCCAAACAATTACATACCCGCCTGCTTTTTATTCTCACCAGGTGCACCCGGCTTGTGCAGTTCCATAAAGAGAGTGGTTACGAGGATGACCACATTCTGGGGCTTCATCAGCTCAGTGATCTAGGAGTTTATCCAGAACAGATGTTTGAATTTGCTCGGAAGGATACTAGTGGTCAATTAGATGGAAAGGAAGTGAGTGAGAAACAGAGGAAGAAAGCACAAGGGCAAGAGAAAAGCAAGCAAGATCAAGTTGGTCAAATCTTAAGTACTGCAAATGTAATTGCAGAGGTTGAAACTGCCAAAAGTGTTGATTCAACTTCAAGCAGCTATAGGATGTCATCTTGGAAGAAACTTCCATCTGCAGCTGATAAAAATCGTAAAGGACAAGATACACCTGATTCAAATTCCAAAAATAGAGCAGAACAATCTCAAGCAAAAGATGAGACTCCTAGAATGGAACCTCTAGAAACTCCATCAGGCTATCCTCAATCTTCTCGAACGCCAAAAACTTCTTGGCCATTCTGGGGTGATCATCAAAGTGTAACTTACGAAAATTCAATGATTTGCCGGATTTGTGAGGTTGAAATACCTGTTGTACATGTGGAAGAGCACTCTCGAATTTGTACCATAGCTGATAGATGTGACCTGAAAGGTTTAACCGTGAATGAGCGTATTGAAAGAGTTGTAGAAACCCTTGACAAAATTCTCGATTCATGGACACCAAAAAGCACACCCAAAAGTATAGACACTCCACGTGAAAGTTTTGAAGCTACAAGAGTTTATACATCTAGTATACATGAAGATACTGATGACTTTTCACCAAAGCATAGCAATCATTCACGTCAATGCTCTGATGATATGCTTGATTGTGTTCCTGATGTTGATAATGCATTTCTTATGGAGCATATGAATGCTCTGCATGATGTGTCATGTGAAACACATTTAAATTTAAGGACACTTGATCTATGCACAAAAGCTTCATCAGGAGGAAGCTTGACACCGCGATCACCATTGTTAACTCCACGAACTAGCCAGATTGAATTGTTATTGAGTGGACGGAGAAGAATAGCAGAGCTTGAGAATCACCAACAGGTTATCATTGTCATAAGTTATATTTCTGTGTGCTTAACCTTGTGTTGAATCAATTCTCTGTAAATACTTATTCAGATGCCCTAACTTTGTTTCCAAGATGACCCTTATTGCTGCTTACTTTCTGAACGTGGATTTAGTTTATATCCAGTGTGATTATACATCATAATTGCAGTCGTCTGATTTGCTGTATAATTATTTTGTCTGCTGTCAAGAAATATCAGATTTTCATGTTCACTCTGCAATGACTACCATggagttttattttccttttgaaTTTATCTAGTTTCTGTTGTATTCTGTTTTGCATTAGTAAGCATCTCAAACTAAGACATTCACAGTTGCTATCATGTGAGTTTGTGTACGGAAATCTTATGACCATCATTTTCAATTGATTGAGCACTCAATGTTCATATTCtggtgttgatttttgagttttggtcTTAAATTTGCAGATAAAAAAGTTGCTAGATATTGCTCGTTCTGTTGAAAATGCAAATGATTGTGATTACAATACATTGGAGTTTATGCTTGAAGGCCTGGATGAACTAAAATATGCCATCCAAGATAGGAAGGCAGATGCCCTTGTTGTAGAAACTTTTGGAAGACGAATAGAAAAACTATTACAGTAAGTTAACCTTTATTCCAAAATTTGTAGTCACGTTCTTTTTTTATTTGCCCCCCCCCCTCCCCCTCCCCCCAGTTTGTTAATTGGTTCTATTCAGTTAAATTCATTGGCAAATCTAAATACGGATTTTAGCCTATGCTTTCATCAACAACTCATTCACTTGAAAACATTATATTCACTGGTTTttatgctatattcggccatgccttctcatatatatgatttttgttttaattataggGAAAAATATGTGCAACTTTGTGGACAGATAGAGGATGAAAAAGTTGACTCATCGAATCATGTGGCTGATGAAGATAGCTCAGTAGATGATGATACATTGCGTAGTCTACGTGCAAGTCCAATCAATCCATGTGCTAAGGATCGAACATCTATTGaagattttgaaataataaagCCAATCAGCAGAGGAGCATTTGGGCGAGTTTTCCTTGCTAGGAAAAGAACAACTGGAGACTTATTTGCGATAAAGGTAGGAGTATATATAACCAGAAAATGGCTGACACTTACAAATACTTTTATCTGTTAATTGTTTGTAGTAACAAAATTCATTTCTACTTCTGCAGGTTTTGAAGAAGGCAGACATGATTCGGAAAAATGCAGTTGAAAGCATTTTGGCTGAGCGTAACATTCTAATATCTGTCCGCAATCCCTTTGTGGTGAGCCTCAAGTTTACAACTGTTTTAGGAGATGCATTCTGTATATATCTTGCCTGATATGGATACATTTAATGATTGGACAGGTCCGTTTTTTTTACTCCTTTACATGTAGAGAAAATCTTTACTTGGTTATGGAGTATCTAAATGGTGGAGATCTTTACTCTTTATTGCGAAATCTAGGATGCTTAGACGAAGATATGGGGCGTGTATACATTGCAGAAGTTGTAAGGGCCCCTAAATATATAGCATTTTATAAGACTGCTTACCTTTGTTGGACACAATATAGTTCTCTCATTGGCACACATTGTATTATATTTCACAGGTTCTTGCATTGGAGTATTTGCAT from the Gossypium hirsutum isolate 1008001.06 chromosome D09, Gossypium_hirsutum_v2.1, whole genome shotgun sequence genome contains:
- the LOC107892092 gene encoding probable serine/threonine protein kinase IRE encodes the protein MSSTENNQDPTPAPTKKILTSSSSTTKLRKIPGIPIQRSWREPAEKSDDSRSSGDGDDYEVEEDVDDYGLGRFAYGKSESLELNVSRDDDSIILASTLGLNRIRTRSSPLPSPLRCSSSSRNPSNIGDVGSKKGNVANKEKLRAGVEACTSQLPNLNPIHQGKKSPWNQSKSLRAPSPLSTESPRFQAVLRVTSGRRKKAPDVKSFSHELNSKGVRPFPLKKSRALGHMEEVLLATRMKFDRLKEEVNSDLGVFAGDLVDKLEKTSDSHPEWKESLEDLLVVAQRCAKMPACEFWVKCEGIVQNLDDRRQELSMGVPKQLHTRLLFILTRCTRLVQFHKESGYEDDHILGLHQLSDLGVYPEQMFEFARKDTSGQLDGKEVSEKQRKKAQGQEKSKQDQVGQILSTANVIAEVETAKSVDSTSSSYRMSSWKKLPSAADKNRKGQDTPDSNSKNRAEQSQAKDETPRMEPLETPSGYPQSSRTPKTSWPFWGDHQSVTYENSMICRICEVEIPVVHVEEHSRICTIADRCDLKGLTVNERIERVVETLDKILDSWTPKSTPKSIDTPRESFEATRVYTSSIHEDTDDFSPKHSNHSRQCSDDMLDCVPDVDNAFLMEHMNALHDVSCETHLNLRTLDLCTKASSGGSLTPRSPLLTPRTSQIELLLSGRRRIAELENHQQIKKLLDIARSVENANDCDYNTLEFMLEGLDELKYAIQDRKADALVVETFGRRIEKLLQEKYVQLCGQIEDEKVDSSNHVADEDSSVDDDTLRSLRASPINPCAKDRTSIEDFEIIKPISRGAFGRVFLARKRTTGDLFAIKVLKKADMIRKNAVESILAERNILISVRNPFVVRFFYSFTCRENLYLVMEYLNGGDLYSLLRNLGCLDEDMGRVYIAEVVLALEYLHSLNVIHRDLKPNNLLIGQDGHIKLTDFGLSKVGLINSTDDLSGPSFGSRGLTEDDEPKEQISPKRERRQKHSVVGTPDYLAPEILLGMGHGATADWWSVGIILFELLVGLPPFNAETPPLIFDNIMNRNIPWPKVPEEMSYEAYDLIDKLLTENPVQRLGATGASEVKQHVFFKDINWSTLARQKAMFIPSTEAHDTSYFMSRYIWNAEDEQVRGSSDFDDLTDTCSSGSLSNVQDEDGDECGSLTDFSAPALAVKYSFSNFSYKNLSQLASINYDLVVKNAKESAEAPKPSGP